One region of Chryseobacterium sp. C-71 genomic DNA includes:
- a CDS encoding prolyl oligopeptidase family serine peptidase translates to MRKLIFIIANIFADFFSAQKENLAPSNPAVDEYFGNKIVDEYRNLEDLNDSSTLNWMKSQTQFSRSIIDKIPNKDFYLQKRLEFDKKQGYSVSDLCVTSNDKYFYLKKNADEKTTKVYFRNGFEGKEKLLYDPVNFVSTFFNSGENHQYIINLLSPSWDGSKLAISITKNGKGISEVIVIDVEKKYVYPEIISNTDPSNIGGIRWLEDNSGFFYISYPSVDSSSKEYGKNTQSVLYKLGESPDKLNVVFSNFNNPNLKIEETAYPAILAFNPDDKYYVGVLVDSEDFRRTFIISKRDLIKGKNSWKQLYTKDDKVHNITLVNNDIYFLSGYNSSNYKLCKTTVQNPNFKNPEVLVPENADEVIKGYKITKDGIYFTRIKNGVEAKLYLLKSINEINNIKTPFVSGDISLDTKGKNFSDIWITCSGWANSQQRFRYNLQNNSYTAENFAPVIEYPEFNDIIVEEITVKSYDGVEVPLSLIYNKNIKKDSKTPVLLNGYGAFAESFYPYFSISYLLWAKQGGMVAVPHVRGGGEKGEQWHLDGQKSKKPNSWKDLIACTEFLIEEKYTSSSNIALLGGSAGGVLMGRAMIERPDLFGAVIIESGNLNTLRKEISGGTGNTTVQEYGSVNDLDGFKSLREMDAYFNIKKNTNYPATLITAGINDPIVTPWISAKFAAKLLAYNASTNPVLLKIDYEGGHATDIPLVQRYSNLGDIFAFAFWQLGHPSYQPKD, encoded by the coding sequence ATGAGAAAATTAATATTTATCATTGCTAATATTTTTGCTGATTTTTTTTCTGCACAAAAAGAAAATTTGGCACCCTCTAATCCAGCTGTCGATGAATATTTTGGCAACAAGATCGTTGATGAATACAGAAATCTTGAAGACCTGAATGACTCTTCAACTTTAAATTGGATGAAGTCTCAAACCCAATTTTCTAGGTCTATTATTGATAAAATTCCCAATAAAGATTTTTATCTTCAAAAAAGATTAGAATTTGATAAAAAGCAGGGGTATTCGGTGTCAGATTTATGTGTCACTAGCAATGATAAATATTTTTATTTAAAGAAAAATGCTGATGAGAAAACAACTAAAGTTTATTTTAGAAATGGTTTTGAAGGAAAAGAAAAATTATTATATGATCCGGTAAATTTTGTTTCAACTTTTTTTAATTCCGGTGAAAATCATCAATACATTATTAATTTACTCAGCCCAAGTTGGGACGGTAGCAAGCTAGCTATCTCAATAACCAAAAATGGAAAAGGAATTTCTGAAGTCATTGTAATAGATGTTGAAAAAAAGTATGTCTATCCAGAAATAATTTCAAATACTGACCCCTCTAATATTGGAGGAATAAGATGGCTGGAGGATAACTCTGGTTTCTTTTATATTTCATATCCTAGTGTTGATAGCAGCTCTAAGGAGTATGGTAAAAATACACAATCAGTTTTGTACAAATTGGGGGAGAGTCCCGATAAGTTGAATGTAGTATTTTCAAATTTTAATAATCCGAATTTAAAAATTGAAGAAACAGCTTATCCAGCTATTTTAGCTTTTAACCCGGATGATAAATATTATGTTGGAGTTTTAGTAGACTCTGAAGATTTCAGAAGAACATTCATAATAAGCAAAAGAGATCTTATAAAAGGTAAAAATAGTTGGAAGCAATTATATACTAAAGATGATAAAGTTCACAATATTACTTTGGTCAATAATGATATCTACTTTTTATCTGGTTACAATTCTTCTAATTATAAATTGTGTAAGACTACTGTACAAAATCCAAATTTTAAGAATCCTGAAGTTTTAGTTCCTGAAAATGCAGATGAAGTAATAAAAGGTTATAAAATAACGAAAGATGGAATATACTTTACAAGAATAAAAAACGGAGTAGAAGCAAAGTTATATTTGCTAAAAAGCATAAATGAGATCAATAATATAAAAACTCCTTTTGTCTCAGGAGATATAAGCTTAGACACTAAGGGTAAGAATTTCTCTGATATTTGGATTACCTGTTCAGGATGGGCGAATAGCCAGCAGAGATTTAGATATAATCTACAAAATAATTCATACACAGCAGAAAATTTTGCTCCTGTTATAGAATATCCAGAATTTAATGACATAATTGTCGAAGAAATTACTGTCAAATCTTACGATGGTGTAGAAGTACCTTTGTCATTAATCTATAACAAAAACATTAAAAAAGATTCTAAAACTCCAGTTCTATTAAATGGTTACGGAGCTTTTGCAGAATCTTTTTATCCTTATTTTTCTATCAGCTACTTATTATGGGCAAAACAGGGTGGTATGGTTGCTGTTCCGCATGTGAGAGGAGGGGGCGAAAAAGGTGAACAATGGCATTTGGACGGTCAAAAATCAAAGAAACCTAATTCTTGGAAAGATCTTATAGCCTGTACAGAGTTTTTGATAGAAGAAAAATATACGTCGTCTAGTAATATTGCACTATTAGGAGGAAGTGCAGGAGGTGTATTAATGGGAAGAGCAATGATTGAAAGACCAGATTTATTTGGTGCGGTAATAATAGAATCAGGCAATCTCAACACCTTAAGAAAAGAAATATCAGGAGGTACAGGAAATACAACAGTTCAAGAGTATGGCTCTGTTAACGATTTAGACGGATTTAAATCTTTAAGAGAGATGGATGCTTATTTTAATATTAAAAAAAACACCAATTATCCTGCAACATTGATAACAGCAGGTATCAATGATCCAATAGTTACTCCATGGATTTCGGCAAAATTTGCTGCAAAGCTGTTAGCATATAATGCTTCTACGAATCCGGTTTTACTCAAAATTGATTATGAAGGAGGTCATGCTACCGATATTCCTTTAGTACAAAGGTATTCTAATTTAGGAGATATTTTTGCCTTTGCCTTTTGGCAGTTAGGACATCCTTCTTATCAACCAAAAGATTAA
- a CDS encoding helix-turn-helix domain-containing protein, producing the protein MKYFKFILLLTILLLSAFSHLLYGQNTSPQNINLSTFEELEEQFYLYYDNNKIKESEKIAEYYLTKAKKNKAAKKYLIEGYVLNQYNKELPIALKYIDSILVLSKNIQDERYPARIYLLKGLQHYNADNLKLALENYVIALKYAKDKKNTRQIAIADLQIAYLNGYIGKSKEAAKVLQYYYDHPDNLSEQDIQHIRINLTDIYIDNKQYDKALILIKEGLQLTKNKIKEESRYYRYLLLLGEYNLRIKKYGEAIINLENCKTYFLKNNYDFEANYTMIYLGEAYIKSDNKEKAEKNFTKIDSIVQKTNNTFPELRNAYTFLIDFYKEKKDKEKQLYYIERFLEVDAVLDSHYKYISHELPIKYTTPKLLLEKEIIIKDLKNTGILSNVAIGILCCLLTLLALLFFLTKKREKEFKARAHELIKLVNENANIVTQDVKIDNIIEKQILDSEKSKISDEIINNILKGLQIFEDKEQYLRKGITLNSLAKKIKTNSTYLSQVVNIYKEKNFAIYLNDLRIEYALNKLVKDKKFRSYKLSVIAEELGYNNEQAFALAFKKRTGTTLTVYLKEITTQSQQRPE; encoded by the coding sequence ATGAAATATTTCAAATTTATTCTCTTACTTACAATTTTACTGCTATCGGCATTTTCCCATTTGTTATATGGTCAAAATACATCACCCCAAAACATCAATTTATCTACATTTGAAGAATTAGAAGAGCAATTTTACCTTTATTATGACAATAATAAAATTAAAGAGTCTGAAAAAATAGCGGAATATTATTTAACAAAAGCAAAAAAAAATAAAGCTGCCAAAAAGTATCTCATCGAAGGATATGTTCTGAATCAATATAATAAAGAGCTGCCAATTGCTTTAAAATACATTGACAGTATATTAGTACTGAGCAAAAACATACAGGATGAAAGGTATCCGGCACGTATTTATCTTTTAAAAGGCTTACAGCATTATAATGCTGATAATCTGAAGCTTGCTCTTGAAAATTATGTAATTGCATTGAAGTATGCTAAAGATAAAAAAAACACCCGCCAAATTGCTATTGCTGATTTGCAAATAGCATATCTAAATGGATATATTGGAAAATCTAAAGAGGCAGCTAAGGTATTACAGTATTACTATGATCATCCTGATAATCTGAGTGAACAAGATATTCAGCATATAAGGATAAACCTCACAGATATATATATTGATAATAAACAATATGACAAAGCATTAATTTTAATTAAAGAGGGACTTCAATTAACCAAAAATAAAATAAAAGAAGAATCTCGCTACTACAGATATCTGCTTTTATTAGGTGAATATAATCTTAGAATAAAAAAATATGGTGAAGCCATTATAAACTTAGAAAATTGTAAAACTTATTTCTTAAAAAATAATTATGATTTTGAAGCTAATTATACCATGATTTACTTAGGTGAAGCTTATATAAAATCAGATAATAAAGAGAAAGCAGAAAAAAATTTCACAAAAATAGATTCAATTGTTCAGAAAACTAATAATACCTTTCCTGAGCTCCGTAATGCTTACACTTTTTTAATCGATTTTTATAAAGAAAAAAAAGACAAAGAGAAGCAGCTCTACTATATAGAGAGATTTCTTGAAGTGGATGCTGTTTTAGATTCTCATTATAAATATATTTCACACGAACTTCCTATAAAATATACTACCCCTAAGCTTTTACTTGAAAAAGAAATAATTATCAAAGATCTAAAAAACACTGGGATTCTCTCCAATGTTGCAATTGGGATTCTCTGCTGTTTATTAACATTACTCGCACTTTTATTCTTCTTAACCAAAAAAAGAGAGAAGGAATTTAAAGCAAGAGCTCATGAGTTGATAAAATTGGTGAATGAAAACGCTAATATAGTCACACAAGATGTGAAAATTGATAATATTATAGAAAAACAAATTTTAGATTCTGAAAAAAGTAAAATATCTGATGAAATCATCAATAATATTTTAAAAGGATTGCAGATTTTTGAAGACAAAGAACAATATTTACGAAAAGGGATTACTTTAAATAGTCTTGCAAAAAAAATCAAAACAAATTCTACCTATCTCTCTCAAGTTGTTAATATATATAAGGAAAAGAATTTTGCAATTTATCTGAACGACCTACGAATAGAGTATGCATTAAATAAATTGGTAAAAGATAAAAAATTTCGCTCCTATAAATTATCTGTTATAGCAGAAGAATTAGGTTACAATAATGAGCAGGCTTTTGCATTAGCATTTAAAAAAAGAACAGGAACAACCTTAACTGTTTACTTAAAAGAAATTACTACTCAATCTCAACAGAGACCAGAATAA